Genomic window (Chondrocystis sp. NIES-4102):
GTTAGGTAATTCATTTTTTTACTTTTGATTGCTAAATTATTCTTGTTAACTAAAAAAACTTTTCATACCAGGGATAAATAATTAAGGACAAAATGATTGGCTATATTTTATAAAGAAATACTAAGAATATTCGTTGATCTAGTTATCCTTAAGTAACTTATGTCTGGTGTAAATTAAGAAAAAACGAGGAAAAGAAAGGAAGATAAAAAATATCAATTTATCCTGCCCAAAATCTTTCCCCATTAAGGGCTGATATCCCAGTTAGTTTAATCGAGGGTTGGGAAAACTAGGAACAATTGTTAAAAATTTCAGATATAGATTAGGTTAAAGAGTATAAGGATTAAATACAGTGAAACTATAGATTGTCATATTATAGCGATCGCTGATCTAAATCCCAAAAATGTTCCTAATTTTTATATGATTATTGTAGCCAAAACTTGAGTAACACCCACCAAAATACGCTCTTTGGGTCTGGTGTCTTCCCTATCTAACAGCCCTCTGGCCCACAGAAACTTTGCCCGTACAATACCTCCGCGCCACAGATATAGGCAATGCCCGCATAATCGGTGAAATATGTTATGGCAACTTTATCGGCAATATTTTCTGCCATTTCTCTATTTTCAGTGAGTATCTCGAATTTTACATTTGCCTCGGTGTCAGAACTACTGGGTTGTCCCGAAGAGCGCACGTTACGACTGCCTCTCCCGCCAGATTGCATTACTGTATATCCTTTCGCCCCACATTGCTCGATAATTTTAGCGACTTTTTTGAGCAGGACTTTTTCCGTAACAATGACGAGCTTATTTGCTTGCTTACCCATATTGATTATTTCCTCAAATTAATTATCTTCTTAAATGATCTACATTAATAAATATACTAGGTCTACCAGGTCAAACAAACGCGGATAGACCTATACCCGTCTCGGATGGAACTATAGACCACCGAGTGCCTGAGCTAACCCAATAAAGAAAGGTATACACACACCGATTGCAATTGGTGTACCGATAGCTGTGGAAGCACCAATATAAGCAGAAGGATTGGCGGAGGGAATACCTGCCCGTAAAGTAGGTGGGCCTGAAATGTCGGAACTAGAGGAAGCGATAACGGCTAAAATTACCACACCGCCCATACTAAATCCTACAGTGTAGTGGGCAAGCAGACCGAGAGCGAAGGCAATACAACCATGTAAAAACGGTGCTATCACACTATAAACGACATACCATTGGGCAACCTTACGCAATTCACCAAGTCTTGACCAAGCCTCTATACCCATAACTAACATCAAGATCGAAAGTAAACCACGGAAAGCAGGATCATAAAAGCCTTCATACACAGTTTCTGGTTTGGTGAATATACCAAGAGCTAGACCGAGCAACATTGCCGATAAAGCAGAACCCTGGAGACTTTCCTGAATAATTGGCCAAATCTTAACCTTGTTATCGCCAGCTTCTAGCTGCTGCTGAGAGCGATACTCTTGGCGAGTGGTAGGATAATCCTGTTGATCGGGATAATCCCCTACCATAACTGCCTGTTTGCTCAAAGACTCCTGCTTGACTGATGTGGCTACTGCACTACGTTTTTTCTTGTTAAGATAAATGTTGGCTACCACAATCGCAGTTACCAGTGCTGGAATATCCATAAAAGGATAGAGCGCGCCAGCCCATGCCTCGTATGGAATCTTTTGTTCTTCCAGTACTGTTAACCCAGCAGCCATGGTAGAACCACTCACTGCACCAAATAAACCCCCAGTTGCGATCGCATCCACAACTTTGACATTTGGTAGCTTGGCTAATGTAAAGCGTGCAATGAATACAACTAGAATCCCGACTATTACTGCACAGAGCATGGGTAACACCATATCTAGCAAATTGGAATTACGGATCGCAATGCCACCAGTCAAACCGATTTTGGTCAGCAGCATGAAAACGATGATCGTACAAATCGATTCTGGAATTACTAATTCGCTACCCAGAGCAGCAATGATCATTCCACCAATCAAAAAAGCCAGGGTTGGGGACTGCAATTGGAGAATGAAGTCCTTAATAAAGAGAGAAATAAAATCCACGAATACCTCCTTATGTCTCCTACTAAGAGGAGTATCACAATAAACAAAATTTGAAATTTAATGTTTTAGATTAATTGTTAGTTGAAGCTAAATCAGCTTCCTTAACCGCTTCTGGGGCTGTTGCTGCTTCTGACCCAAAGGCAAAACGTAGTAAAGGTGGAGCGATAAAGGTGGTTAGAATTACCATAATGATAATAGCTGCCTGTAATGGTTTATCCAAAACACCACTGGCTGCTCCAATACCTGCAAATACTAAACCCACTTCACCACGGGGAATCATGCCAATACCAATCGCCAAACGATTGACTTTCTCTTTGCCAAAAACCGCCCAACCAGTGATAATCTTGCCAATAATTGCCACCACAATTAAGAAAGCTGCAATGATTAATCCTTGACGATTATCAGCACTACTAGGGTTAAGCACACTAAGATCTACTCTTGCCCCTACCGATACAAAGAAAATCGGTACGAAAATATCAGCAATGGGTAAAATTTGTTCGTCTAACTCTTTACGAGTTTCAGTTTCATCCAAGACTAAGCCAGCAGCAAAAGCTCCGAGAATTGCTTCTAAGTGAATTGCATTCCCAAGAAACGCCATAATAAAAGCGAAAGTTAAAGCAGGGATAACCAGATTACCTCTAGTTTGTAATTTTTCTGCGATCGCCACAAAGCTTTTATTAAAGAATTTACCCAAAAAGATCGAACCTAATAAGAAGGCTGTAGCACTAATGATTAAGTAAATTACATTAGCAATATCAACTTCTCCAGTCTTAGCCAAACTAGCAACTACCGCCAAAACAATGATACCGAGTACATCATCAATGACCGCAGCACCAACAATAATTTGACCTTCAGTTGATTTAAGTTGTCCTAATTCCGATAATACCTTAGAAGTAATACCAATACTAGTAGCAGTTAAAGCAGCACCTGCAAATACCGCAGGAATAGTTGGCATCCCAAAGATTAAGATTAAACCTACCGTACCTGCCACAAAGGGAGCAACTACCCCCACTACTGCAACAATCGCTGCCCTAACACCAACTTTTTGTAATTCTTGTAAATCTGATTCTAAACCGATTTCAAATAGAAGAATTATTACTCCTAATTCTGCTAAGACAGAAACTACTTCGCTAAAAGAAGTAAATACTTGACTACTTTGTTCAGCACTTAAACCTGCGAACTGTTGCAAGATGCTTACTACCACAGAATCGCTAGCCACTGCACCTGCTTCTGGAAAAACTAATAGGTGCAAAGCGGAAACTCCTACTACTACACCGCCAACTAATTCTCCCAATACTGGAGGTAAGTTAGCTAACTGAGATAATTCTCCCCCTAATTTACTAGCTAGATAGATAAAGACGAGACTTAATAGAACTCCTGCTAATACCAATGGTGCTGCTTCCGCGTTGTGTTCAGTAGCTAACAGTGGAGAAGAAAATATTAAATCGGAAACGAACCCACTATGTGATAGTGATGGTAGATGTATCATGGTTATTCTTTATTTAGTTTAGAACATGACTAATGAATCCCTGACAAGTGCGATCGCTTGATAATTAGCAGTCAGGTTACGGTCAACATAATTGACTACTTTTTAATAGCAGTAAGCGGATTAATAATTAACAGTAAGACTTGTAATTAAGGCAGCCATAGGGTCAATAGCTTCTGAAATTAGATTGAACGTCTCACTAAACAAAGCAGCAAAACAACCTATTAAAATAGCTCTCCAAATGCCTGCTGATGCCCCTGTTAGAGTCGTTACCGTAGCAGTGATAGCGGATATCGCCCTGTAAGTTTCTCAATTGAATCTTGTTAGTAATTGACATTACTTTTTAATCTCGAACTCTATTTGAACGAATTTTACTATGTTTTAATGTTTTATTATTGACAAATCAATAAATTCTATGTTAGTCAGCTTAACAATAGATATTAATCAACTATTTGATCTCTAAAGTAAATTTGAGTGATAGCTAAAACTATTTAGATATTTATAAAAAATGGCTACTGGAATCAAAAATAATTCTGATTGTTTCCATTTTTGCCCAAAATACAACTAATTTGGCGTTTCTAATTCAGTTAGTAAGTCACCTACTTAAATTAGATCAACTCTTAATATAGATTTGCCTCTATCCATTTTTAGCGGACATAGTTAATAGCCTATACTACAATGCAAAAAAAAACAAGCTCATAATATTTCTTATGCTTATAAGTAAATCTTATGGTTGTTCTAAAATGAGCTTATAGCCTAAAAGTATTAAGCTAGTAGCATTTTAAGTTTATATTTTTAGTCTAACTATATAGGCTGGCTATGGAGCTAATAATCGCGCACATCGATTTTTTCTAAGTTTTGCTTTACAGGGTTATAGGGTGGCTGATGACCATTATTATTATTATTGGTATTTTGAGCAATTACCGACTGTACCCCTTCAATAGTAGAAATCATGCTGCGAGGATCCATAAACATAACTTTGCTACTATTACTGTTACCAATTTCTTTGCCCATTTCCAGATAATTTTGCGCCAATAAAAACTGTAAAGCTTCACGCGCATTAGGATCGGTTTGCAACTTTTCCATCACAATTGCCATTGATTGCGCCACTGCTTCGGCTTTAAGAATCTGCTCTTGACGTTCTCCCTCGGCTTTAAGAATAATTGCTTGCTGCTCGGCTTCTGCTGCTAAAATAGCTGCTTTTTTGGCTGCTTCGGCTTGTAAAAGTTTTGCTTGGGCTTCCCCTTGGGCGGAATTGATGGCGGAATCTCTATGCCCTTCGGAAGTGAGGATATTAGCTCTTTTCTTCCTTTCTGCTGCCATTTGTAATTCCATAGAATCCTGTACCGCTTTAGAAGGCATAATATCCCTAAGTTCAACTCTGGTAACTTTAACCCCCCAAGGATCGGTAGCGATATCCAACTCGCGTAATAAAATCTCATTAATTTCGGTGCGAGCCGTAAAAGTCTGATCTAACTCTAATTGCCCCATTTCTGAGCGAATCTGAGTTAAAACTAGGTTTACCATTGCATCCCGTAAACTTTCGACTTTATAGTAGGCTTTGTACATATCCATAATCCGCCAGTAAACTACCGCATCAACGGTAATACCAACATTGTCACGGGTGATACAAGCCTGAGCAGGAATATCTAAAACTTTTTCTTTGATAGTGTCTTTATAAACTACTTTATCGATAAAGGGAGTTACGAAATTTAAGCCAGGTTCAAGTTTCTTTTTATAGCTCCCTAAGCTTTCTACTAAGTGTTCTTCTTTTTCCTTAACAATCTTGACAGATCCAGCTAGCCCAGACCCCAAAAATGTTACTAAAACTAAGGTTAATAATTGTTCCATAACTTAATGCTTTTTATTTAACTATCTGTTTATTGGTTATCAGTCACAGAGGGATTCCAAGTATTTTTTAATAATTATTCTCAATAGTTAATCAGATGCCTAAAAATAAATAAGCTTTTTATGTATATCCACATGATAGCTACTGTAAAACTTATCTACTACATTCTTAACTTGCATTTTATATATTCAATCCAAAAATAAAATAATCTAAAATAATTAGGGCGACAAAGTTAAGGTAGATTGTTTGTAGATTTCGCCTCCGAACTAATGACTCATTTATCCCAACTACAAGCCAAAATTAAAAGTAAAACCGAAAAAGCAGCCAAGAGTGTAACCCAGTTAATTCAAAATCGCTTTATTTCAGGGGGAAAAATGACACAACATGATCGTGTAGTTTTTGATCTTAAAGGTTATCTAGTAAAACCTGCTGTGTTAAGCGAATCTGAAGTTGCAACGCTAAAAGACTTTGTGCTGCGTCAGAAGAATAACCCTGAATCACTACCACCGCATGAACGTCATCTGCCAGGAGGTATATTCGCTAAATTAATCGATCATCCTGCGGTTATGAATGTATTGTTAGATG
Coding sequences:
- a CDS encoding plasma membrane protein codes for the protein MGKQANKLVIVTEKVLLKKVAKIIEQCGAKGYTVMQSGGRGSRNVRSSGQPSSSDTEANVKFEILTENREMAENIADKVAITYFTDYAGIAYICGAEVLYGQSFCGPEGC
- a CDS encoding Na+/H+ antiporter encodes the protein MIHLPSLSHSGFVSDLIFSSPLLATEHNAEAAPLVLAGVLLSLVFIYLASKLGGELSQLANLPPVLGELVGGVVVGVSALHLLVFPEAGAVASDSVVVSILQQFAGLSAEQSSQVFTSFSEVVSVLAELGVIILLFEIGLESDLQELQKVGVRAAIVAVVGVVAPFVAGTVGLILIFGMPTIPAVFAGAALTATSIGITSKVLSELGQLKSTEGQIIVGAAVIDDVLGIIVLAVVASLAKTGEVDIANVIYLIISATAFLLGSIFLGKFFNKSFVAIAEKLQTRGNLVIPALTFAFIMAFLGNAIHLEAILGAFAAGLVLDETETRKELDEQILPIADIFVPIFFVSVGARVDLSVLNPSSADNRQGLIIAAFLIVVAIIGKIITGWAVFGKEKVNRLAIGIGMIPRGEVGLVFAGIGAASGVLDKPLQAAIIIMVILTTFIAPPLLRFAFGSEAATAPEAVKEADLASTNN
- a CDS encoding putative Band 7 protein, which encodes MEQLLTLVLVTFLGSGLAGSVKIVKEKEEHLVESLGSYKKKLEPGLNFVTPFIDKVVYKDTIKEKVLDIPAQACITRDNVGITVDAVVYWRIMDMYKAYYKVESLRDAMVNLVLTQIRSEMGQLELDQTFTARTEINEILLRELDIATDPWGVKVTRVELRDIMPSKAVQDSMELQMAAERKKRANILTSEGHRDSAINSAQGEAQAKLLQAEAAKKAAILAAEAEQQAIILKAEGERQEQILKAEAVAQSMAIVMEKLQTDPNAREALQFLLAQNYLEMGKEIGNSNSSKVMFMDPRSMISTIEGVQSVIAQNTNNNNNGHQPPYNPVKQNLEKIDVRDY